From a single Sphingobium sp. genomic region:
- a CDS encoding cupin domain-containing protein: MMDEIAISHILNLFERHAGEICRGDLSFATVMPFAGAQAQKAPNGSTVITVAIAEEMSEKLPASHRHIDLFLLEPARELGAHFHKLSTAHVYGVDGSGTAMVGDQRLQLAKADKAVFPAGLIHNVVSGPDHFLFASFQDHPIIQEDGSLDYFIAD; encoded by the coding sequence ATGATGGACGAAATTGCGATCAGCCACATCCTCAATCTGTTCGAACGGCACGCCGGCGAGATTTGCCGTGGAGATTTATCCTTTGCCACAGTGATGCCTTTTGCAGGCGCGCAGGCTCAAAAGGCACCCAATGGTTCGACAGTGATCACGGTGGCCATCGCCGAAGAAATGTCGGAGAAGCTGCCAGCCAGCCACCGCCATATCGATCTTTTCCTGTTGGAACCTGCGCGCGAACTGGGCGCGCATTTTCACAAGCTGTCCACTGCGCATGTATATGGCGTCGATGGTTCCGGCACAGCCATGGTCGGAGACCAACGGCTACAATTGGCCAAGGCCGACAAAGCCGTTTTCCCTGCCGGCCTAATCCATAATGTTGTGTCAGGCCCTGATCATTTCCTCTTCGCCTCGTTCCAGGACCACCCCATCATCCAGGAAGACGGATCACTTGATTACTTCATTGCCGACTAA
- a CDS encoding DUF969 domain-containing protein produces MWVLSGIAVMVLGFVLRFNPLLVVVAAAAVTGITAGLDLHAIVSAFGKAFNDTRYVTVVWIVLPVIGLLEAYGLQERARGLIASLKGATTGRLLTGYLLIRQISSALGLTSVAGHAQTVRPLVAPMAEAAAEGQTELTEDDRDQVKAMSAATDNVGLFFGEDIFIAIGSILLMVGFLEQQGIILSPFQLSVWAIPTAIAAFLIHGFRLWQLDRRLGRKEAEQ; encoded by the coding sequence ATGTGGGTACTTTCGGGCATTGCGGTGATGGTGCTGGGCTTCGTGCTTCGCTTCAATCCGCTGCTGGTCGTGGTGGCGGCTGCAGCCGTCACGGGCATTACCGCCGGGCTCGATCTTCATGCGATCGTTTCCGCTTTCGGCAAGGCTTTTAACGACACCCGCTATGTAACTGTGGTCTGGATCGTATTGCCGGTCATCGGGCTCCTCGAGGCGTATGGATTGCAGGAACGCGCGCGCGGCCTGATCGCCAGTCTAAAGGGTGCGACGACCGGCCGGTTGTTGACCGGTTACCTGCTGATCCGCCAGATCTCCTCGGCGCTGGGGCTGACTTCGGTGGCGGGCCATGCCCAGACCGTCCGGCCGCTGGTCGCGCCGATGGCCGAGGCTGCAGCCGAAGGGCAGACAGAGTTGACCGAAGACGACCGCGACCAAGTGAAGGCCATGTCGGCCGCGACCGATAATGTCGGCCTGTTCTTTGGCGAGGATATCTTCATCGCGATCGGCTCGATCCTGTTGATGGTCGGCTTCCTTGAACAACAGGGCATCATCCTCTCACCGTTCCAGCTCTCGGTCTGGGCAATCCCAACCGCGATAGCCGCCTTCTTGATCCACGGTTTTCGGCTCTGGCAGCTCGACCGGCGACTTGGCCGGAAGGAGGCCGAACAATGA
- a CDS encoding alpha/beta hydrolase, whose product MTLTVPFPITAKGLRQAHATTSKLISYKSHAAEHPIVVEVLLRGKGPLVVLLPSLGRGASDFDDLSSRIAAAGFQTAAINPRGIGRSEGPAARSLADYAQDVFEVIRSLQSAPGIGPIEPAVLIGHAYGNRLARVIASQYPEAVSSLILLASGGQVAIAPAIAKALYDVFDTSLSPEAHIAAVRTAFFAPGNDPEVWRDGWYGAVAMQQQAALKNSPSEKWSAGGQAPIYIIQAAQDVLAPPANAEALQALQPARVEIAILENAGHAMLPEQPDMIAQLVIGRLSRVRSTNR is encoded by the coding sequence ATGACCTTGACGGTGCCATTCCCGATCACTGCAAAAGGCTTGCGTCAGGCGCATGCCACAACGAGCAAGCTCATATCATATAAGAGCCATGCAGCGGAGCATCCGATCGTGGTCGAAGTGCTACTGCGCGGAAAAGGACCGCTGGTTGTGTTGCTGCCGTCGCTGGGTAGAGGAGCCAGCGATTTCGATGACCTCTCCTCCCGGATAGCGGCGGCTGGGTTCCAGACAGCCGCTATCAATCCGCGCGGAATTGGGAGGAGTGAAGGCCCGGCCGCGCGGTCGCTCGCAGACTATGCCCAAGACGTATTTGAAGTCATCCGGTCCCTGCAATCCGCGCCGGGAATCGGGCCCATTGAGCCAGCCGTATTGATAGGTCACGCCTATGGCAACAGGCTGGCACGGGTGATAGCCTCCCAATATCCCGAAGCGGTATCAAGCCTGATACTGCTGGCTTCTGGGGGGCAAGTTGCGATAGCTCCAGCCATCGCAAAGGCGCTCTACGATGTCTTCGATACCTCCCTCTCTCCCGAAGCACACATAGCGGCAGTCCGCACCGCTTTCTTCGCACCGGGCAACGATCCAGAGGTTTGGCGTGACGGCTGGTATGGCGCGGTTGCGATGCAGCAACAGGCTGCTTTGAAAAATTCGCCCTCCGAAAAATGGAGTGCAGGCGGGCAAGCGCCGATCTACATAATCCAGGCGGCGCAGGATGTATTAGCGCCACCCGCCAATGCCGAAGCGCTGCAAGCACTCCAACCCGCGCGCGTTGAAATCGCCATTCTCGAAAATGCCGGCCACGCAATGTTGCCGGAGCAGCCAGATATGATTGCACAACTCGTCATTGGACGACTTAGCAGAGTTAGAAGTACGAACAGATAG
- a CDS encoding hydantoinase B/oxoprolinase family protein yields the protein MAGEWQFWIDRGGTFTDVVARAPDGQVLTAKLLSDNPARAEDAAIAGIRQLSGTDVGALPPAAVRMGTTVATNALLERKGEPTVLAITGGFGDALQIGTQERPELFVRQIVLSEPPHAKVIEIAERVMADGTVVQPLDETATSAAFKAAVAEGFRSIAIVLMHGYRYPAHEARLADLARVAGFTQVSVSHEVAPLIKLVGRGDTTLVDAYLSPVLRRYVDQFTTALGPGNRALFMQSSGGLADGARFRGKDAILSGPAGGIVGMARTAEASGAPKVIGFDMGGTSTDVSHYAGHFERDSEVRVANVRIRTPMLRIHTVAAGGGSICRFDAGRLVVGPQSAGAVPGPACYRNGGPLTVTDCNVMLGKLRPEHFPHLFGATGDQPIDTNVVAEKFAEMAAAIKAETGQVFTVEALAEGFIAIAVANMAHAIKQISVARGHDVTGYSLSCFGGAGGQHACLVADELAIDAVLVHPLAGVLSAYGMGLASETAVRERTLAQPLSAGLDAADTLARELGEQVQGELGSAVAEVRTSLFLRREGSENAIELPPGDPQQLSEAFAAAHRAQFGYVGDGALVIDRVRVEAIAAGEASGMLDWPLPEKAGPPIETVDCYLAGSGHPVPVYDRTALPAGFTAQGPLIVIDPLATTVVEPRWSLAVDADGTLRLSRTAPRAALTASGTDADPVRLEIFNGLFMAIAEEMGSALARTAMSVNIRERLDFSCAIFDASGRLVANAPHMPVHLGSMGESVQAVLRERASGRDGRGIRRGDAYVLNAPYAGGTHLPDITVVMPVFVGAGDAPAFYVAARGHHADVGGIAPGSMPPNSRNIGEEGVLLENVLLVDEGRFCRDELAAMLSSGPYPARNVDANLADLAAQIAACARGAAGLERACAEHSIEVVSAYMGHVHDNAEEAVRRLIGRLEDGTFRYELDNGAVVCVAVRVDRAARQVTIDFAGTSEQLPGNFNAPFSVVRAAVMYVLRTMIDDPIPMNEGCLAPVTILVPEGSMLRPRYPAAVVAGNVETSQVVTDALFGAFGAMAAAQGTMNNLTFGNDRYQYYETIAGGSGAGPDFDGTSVVQTHMTNSRLTDPEVLETRFPVMLEKFAIRHGSGGAGRQRGGDGALRRLRFLEPMEAGMLANRRRVPPFGLAGGAPGALGATWVERTSGKIEVLDSTASVEMEPGDVMVVETPGGGGYG from the coding sequence GTGGCGGGTGAATGGCAATTCTGGATCGATCGCGGCGGAACCTTTACCGACGTGGTGGCCCGCGCGCCCGACGGCCAAGTGCTGACTGCTAAGCTGTTATCAGACAACCCGGCTCGAGCCGAAGATGCGGCAATTGCCGGTATCCGGCAGCTGAGCGGTACCGATGTGGGGGCATTGCCCCCTGCCGCCGTGCGGATGGGCACCACGGTTGCCACCAACGCCCTGCTGGAACGCAAGGGCGAGCCGACCGTCCTCGCCATTACAGGCGGCTTTGGCGATGCGCTGCAGATCGGTACGCAGGAGCGGCCCGAACTGTTCGTGCGCCAGATCGTCCTGTCTGAACCCCCGCACGCCAAGGTGATCGAGATTGCCGAGCGGGTTATGGCCGATGGGACGGTGGTTCAGCCGCTGGATGAGACCGCCACCAGCGCCGCCTTTAAGGCCGCGGTTGCAGAAGGCTTCCGTTCGATCGCAATCGTGCTGATGCATGGCTATCGCTATCCTGCACATGAGGCGCGGCTGGCCGATCTGGCGCGGGTGGCTGGGTTCACGCAAGTCTCGGTAAGTCACGAAGTTGCGCCATTGATCAAGCTGGTCGGGCGCGGGGATACGACGCTGGTCGACGCGTACCTCTCGCCAGTTTTGCGCCGTTATGTTGACCAATTCACCACCGCGCTGGGCCCGGGCAATCGCGCGTTGTTCATGCAGTCGAGCGGGGGACTTGCGGATGGGGCACGGTTCCGGGGCAAGGACGCGATTCTCTCCGGCCCGGCCGGCGGGATCGTCGGCATGGCTCGCACTGCGGAAGCGAGCGGCGCGCCGAAGGTGATTGGTTTCGACATGGGCGGCACCTCGACCGACGTCAGCCATTATGCCGGTCACTTCGAACGCGACAGTGAGGTTCGCGTCGCTAATGTCCGCATTCGCACTCCGATGCTGCGCATCCATACCGTGGCTGCGGGTGGCGGCTCGATCTGTCGGTTCGATGCTGGGCGGCTGGTGGTTGGCCCGCAAAGCGCCGGGGCCGTGCCGGGACCGGCCTGCTATCGGAATGGCGGGCCGCTGACAGTAACCGACTGCAATGTCATGCTCGGCAAGTTGCGGCCGGAGCATTTCCCGCACTTGTTCGGCGCCACGGGCGACCAGCCGATCGACACGAATGTTGTAGCGGAAAAGTTTGCTGAGATGGCAGCGGCGATCAAGGCTGAGACTGGACAGGTCTTTACGGTCGAGGCGTTGGCCGAGGGCTTTATCGCCATTGCCGTCGCCAACATGGCGCATGCGATCAAGCAGATATCGGTCGCGCGCGGACATGACGTGACGGGCTATAGCTTGTCCTGCTTCGGCGGCGCTGGCGGGCAGCATGCCTGCCTGGTAGCCGACGAGCTGGCGATTGACGCGGTGCTTGTCCACCCGCTCGCCGGTGTGCTCTCGGCCTATGGCATGGGTCTTGCCAGCGAAACAGCAGTGCGCGAGCGAACCCTGGCTCAGCCGCTGTCGGCTGGGCTGGATGCGGCGGATACGCTGGCTAGGGAACTTGGGGAGCAGGTCCAGGGCGAGCTGGGAAGCGCCGTCGCAGAAGTCCGCACCAGCCTGTTCCTGCGCCGCGAAGGTTCCGAGAATGCCATCGAACTGCCCCCCGGCGATCCGCAGCAACTGTCAGAGGCCTTCGCCGCAGCCCACCGCGCGCAGTTCGGATATGTTGGCGATGGTGCGTTGGTGATCGACCGGGTGCGGGTCGAAGCGATTGCTGCCGGTGAGGCTTCAGGCATGCTCGACTGGCCGTTGCCTGAAAAGGCCGGCCCGCCGATCGAAACGGTCGACTGCTACCTTGCCGGGTCGGGTCACCCCGTGCCGGTTTATGACCGTACTGCACTGCCCGCCGGGTTCACTGCGCAGGGGCCGCTGATCGTGATTGATCCGCTGGCGACCACTGTGGTCGAGCCGCGCTGGTCGTTGGCGGTCGACGCTGATGGGACCCTGCGGCTAAGCCGCACCGCGCCACGCGCGGCCCTGACCGCCAGCGGGACCGATGCTGATCCCGTCCGCCTCGAAATCTTCAACGGCCTGTTCATGGCGATTGCTGAGGAAATGGGTTCGGCTCTTGCGCGCACCGCCATGTCGGTCAATATTCGCGAGCGGCTCGATTTCTCCTGCGCGATTTTCGATGCGTCTGGGCGTCTGGTTGCCAATGCCCCGCATATGCCGGTCCACCTCGGCTCGATGGGGGAGAGCGTCCAGGCTGTGCTGCGTGAGCGCGCCAGCGGCAGGGATGGCCGGGGCATTCGCCGCGGCGATGCCTATGTTCTCAACGCGCCCTATGCCGGAGGCACGCACTTGCCCGACATCACGGTCGTCATGCCGGTTTTTGTCGGCGCTGGGGATGCGCCCGCCTTCTACGTTGCCGCGCGCGGTCACCATGCCGATGTTGGCGGGATCGCCCCGGGATCGATGCCGCCAAACAGCCGCAATATCGGCGAGGAAGGCGTGCTGCTCGAAAACGTCCTGCTGGTCGACGAGGGCCGCTTCTGTCGTGATGAACTGGCGGCGATGCTTTCCTCTGGCCCTTACCCGGCGCGCAACGTTGATGCGAACCTGGCCGACCTTGCCGCGCAGATCGCCGCCTGCGCGCGGGGGGCGGCAGGCTTGGAGCGCGCATGCGCAGAGCACAGCATCGAGGTGGTCAGCGCCTATATGGGCCATGTCCACGACAATGCAGAGGAGGCCGTGCGGCGCCTGATCGGGCGACTGGAAGACGGAACGTTCCGGTACGAACTGGATAATGGCGCGGTGGTCTGCGTTGCGGTCCGGGTCGACCGTGCAGCGCGGCAGGTAACGATCGATTTTGCCGGAACGAGCGAGCAGCTCCCCGGCAATTTCAACGCGCCCTTCAGCGTGGTCCGCGCGGCGGTGATGTACGTGCTGCGCACCATGATCGACGATCCGATCCCCATGAACGAAGGCTGCCTCGCCCCGGTCACGATCCTGGTGCCCGAAGGATCCATGCTGCGCCCGCGCTATCCGGCAGCTGTAGTGGCCGGCAATGTCGAGACCAGCCAGGTTGTAACGGATGCGCTGTTTGGAGCTTTCGGGGCGATGGCGGCGGCGCAGGGGACGATGAACAACCTGACCTTCGGCAATGATCGCTACCAATATTACGAAACCATCGCCGGTGGTTCTGGCGCGGGGCCCGATTTCGACGGGACCAGCGTAGTCCAGACCCATATGACCAACAGCCGGCTGACCGATCCCGAAGTGCTCGAAACGCGCTTCCCGGTAATGCTTGAAAAATTCGCCATAAGACATGGTTCGGGTGGCGCGGGGCGGCAACGCGGCGGTGACGGGGCGCTGCGGCGGCTGCGCTTTCTGGAGCCGATGGAGGCCGGGATGTTGGCCAATCGCCGCCGCGTACCGCCATTCGGTTTGGCCGGCGGGGCGCCCGGAGCGCTCGGCGCAACGTGGGTTGAGCGAACGTCAGGCAAGATTGAGGTTCTTGATTCCACCGCATCTGTGGAGATGGAACCGGGTGATGTGATGGTGGTCGAAACGCCGGGCGGGGGAGGCTATGGATGA
- a CDS encoding DUF2891 domain-containing protein, with amino-acid sequence MTHLTAEYAARFMGLTLGHLTREFPHKLDHVMEAPEDARTPRELHPIFFGSFDWHSCVHGWWQVLRLARLYPDLPEAARVHALAEEMLTAENFAVETAYLARPSSRGFERPYGWAWALALHAEMVRHDRPWSRYADAFAAAFAQRFRQFLPLQTYPIRVGTHYSSAFALTLARDWALEHDAALTSLIDTRAKDWFSEDRDCQAWEPGGDEFLSSALTEALLMCQVLGDGFARWFDHFLPAAAEGLPATLFTPATVSDRSDGKIAHLDGLNLSRAWCWRRIAAALPEGHPVREPALATAQRHLDAAMPHLGDDYMGEHWLATFALLALEQG; translated from the coding sequence ATGACGCACCTCACTGCCGAATATGCTGCGCGTTTCATGGGTCTGACCCTAGGGCACCTGACCCGCGAGTTTCCGCACAAGCTGGATCATGTGATGGAAGCGCCGGAGGATGCCCGCACCCCCCGCGAACTGCACCCGATCTTCTTTGGCAGTTTCGATTGGCACTCCTGTGTCCATGGCTGGTGGCAGGTACTGCGCCTCGCGCGGCTTTATCCGGATCTGCCCGAAGCGGCGCGGGTACATGCGCTAGCCGAGGAGATGCTCACAGCAGAGAATTTCGCGGTCGAAACTGCCTATCTCGCACGCCCTTCATCGCGCGGGTTTGAGCGGCCTTATGGCTGGGCTTGGGCCTTGGCGCTCCATGCAGAAATGGTGCGGCATGATCGCCCTTGGTCCCGCTATGCCGATGCCTTTGCCGCCGCCTTTGCGCAGCGGTTCCGCCAGTTCCTACCGCTCCAGACATATCCGATACGTGTTGGCACGCATTATTCATCGGCTTTCGCTCTTACCCTAGCGCGCGATTGGGCGCTGGAACATGATGCCGCGCTTACCAGCCTTATCGATACCCGCGCCAAGGACTGGTTCAGCGAGGACCGTGATTGCCAAGCATGGGAGCCGGGCGGCGACGAGTTTCTCTCCTCCGCGCTGACCGAAGCCCTATTGATGTGCCAGGTGCTGGGCGACGGGTTCGCCAGATGGTTTGATCACTTCCTGCCGGCCGCTGCTGAAGGGCTTCCCGCCACCTTGTTCACGCCTGCGACTGTCTCTGACCGCAGCGACGGCAAGATTGCGCATCTCGACGGCCTCAATCTCAGTCGCGCCTGGTGCTGGCGCCGGATCGCAGCAGCGCTACCAGAGGGGCACCCTGTACGCGAACCTGCGCTTGCAACTGCGCAGCGGCACCTCGATGCGGCCATGCCGCACCTGGGCGACGATTATATGGGCGAACATTGGTTGGCCACTTTCGCCCTGCTGGCGCTTGAGCAGGGTTAA
- a CDS encoding ATP-binding cassette domain-containing protein, translated as MLNLNNITVRLGGRTIIDDATAKLPPRGRIGLIGRNGAGKSTLVRVIAGMLEADSGEVSMPRGSRLGYIAQEAPGGDATPFETVLAADTERSALMLESETSEDPHRLAEIHERLITIEAHSAPSRAARILVGLGFDDAAQHRPLESFSGGWRMRVALAMLLFSQPDLLLLDEPSNHLDLEAVLWLEDFLRSYPATILLVSHERDFLNNVVDHILHLSSGKLTLYPGGYDAFERQRAERQAHLASAREKQEAERERLRDFVARNSARASTAKQAQSRAKALAKLQPIAEMIDDPSLQFDFPDPDELRPPLVTLDLAAVGYGEAPVLQRLNLRIDPDDRIALLGRNGNGKTTLARLLAAQLAPIDGAMTASGRMRVGYFTQYQVEELDRSETPLQHMTVLMKGATPASVRAQLGRFGFSGPKATTEVGKLSGGERARLALALITREAPHLLILDEPTNHLDVDTREALIQALNGYSGAVVIVSHDRHMLETTADRLVLVDGGTAREFDGSIDDYLAFVLAKDPAPARKETQSDTDNRPVNKKEQRKAAAEAREKGQQMRKRAKSAESELEKLTMLLKATDQAMFDPKSADPSLAKLTMTELMKRRAELENRKEAAETAWLEASEAYEALVD; from the coding sequence ATGCTCAACTTGAATAATATTACGGTTCGCCTTGGCGGTCGGACGATCATTGACGATGCAACGGCCAAGCTGCCGCCGCGCGGACGCATCGGGCTGATCGGGCGCAATGGCGCGGGCAAGTCCACACTTGTGCGCGTGATTGCCGGTATGCTGGAGGCCGATAGCGGCGAAGTATCGATGCCGCGGGGCAGCCGCTTAGGTTATATCGCGCAGGAAGCGCCAGGCGGCGACGCCACCCCGTTCGAAACGGTGCTGGCCGCCGATACCGAACGCTCGGCGCTGATGCTGGAAAGCGAGACATCCGAAGATCCGCACCGTCTGGCCGAAATTCACGAACGGCTGATAACCATAGAAGCCCATTCCGCCCCAAGCCGCGCGGCCCGTATCCTGGTCGGCCTAGGTTTTGATGATGCGGCGCAGCACCGCCCGCTGGAGAGTTTCTCGGGTGGCTGGCGGATGCGGGTTGCCCTGGCCATGCTGCTGTTCTCGCAGCCGGACCTGCTGCTTCTTGACGAACCGTCTAACCACCTCGACCTTGAAGCCGTGCTATGGCTGGAAGATTTCCTGCGCTCTTACCCGGCCACGATCCTGCTGGTCAGCCATGAGCGCGATTTCCTCAACAATGTGGTCGATCACATCCTCCACCTCTCATCCGGCAAGCTCACGCTCTATCCAGGCGGTTATGACGCTTTCGAGCGCCAGCGTGCTGAACGCCAGGCGCATCTCGCTTCGGCCCGCGAAAAACAGGAAGCCGAGCGCGAACGGCTGCGTGACTTTGTCGCCCGCAATTCGGCACGGGCATCCACTGCGAAGCAAGCGCAATCGCGCGCAAAAGCTCTAGCCAAGTTGCAACCGATTGCGGAGATGATCGACGATCCGTCCTTGCAGTTCGATTTCCCTGATCCTGACGAGCTGCGCCCGCCGCTTGTTACGCTCGATCTTGCCGCAGTCGGCTATGGCGAGGCACCCGTGCTCCAGCGGCTTAACCTGCGGATCGATCCCGATGACCGGATTGCCCTTCTCGGCCGCAATGGCAATGGCAAGACCACCCTGGCTCGGCTGCTCGCCGCGCAGCTTGCCCCGATAGATGGTGCGATGACGGCCAGCGGACGCATGCGCGTCGGCTATTTCACCCAGTATCAGGTAGAGGAACTCGACCGGTCCGAAACCCCGCTTCAGCACATGACCGTGCTGATGAAGGGTGCCACCCCCGCCTCAGTGCGGGCCCAGCTGGGACGCTTCGGATTTTCTGGCCCTAAGGCCACAACCGAGGTGGGCAAGCTTTCCGGCGGAGAGCGCGCCCGGCTTGCGCTGGCCTTGATCACCCGCGAAGCACCGCATTTATTGATCCTCGACGAGCCGACCAACCACCTTGACGTCGACACGCGCGAGGCCTTGATCCAAGCGCTTAACGGCTATTCCGGCGCAGTGGTGATTGTCAGCCATGACCGGCACATGCTGGAAACCACAGCCGACCGGCTAGTGCTGGTCGATGGCGGCACCGCGCGGGAGTTTGATGGCTCGATTGACGATTACCTCGCCTTCGTGCTGGCCAAGGATCCGGCCCCAGCTCGCAAGGAAACGCAGAGCGACACCGACAACCGCCCGGTCAACAAGAAGGAGCAGCGTAAGGCTGCTGCCGAAGCCCGCGAGAAGGGCCAGCAAATGCGCAAGCGCGCCAAAAGCGCAGAATCAGAGCTGGAAAAGCTGACCATGCTACTCAAGGCGACCGATCAGGCCATGTTCGATCCCAAGTCTGCCGATCCGTCGCTCGCTAAACTGACCATGACCGAGTTGATGAAACGTCGGGCCGAACTAGAGAACCGCAAAGAAGCCGCCGAAACTGCCTGGCTTGAGGCAAGTGAAGCATATGAAGCGCTGGTTGACTGA
- a CDS encoding DUF979 domain-containing protein, giving the protein MIGLPFVYTLAGLTFLAFAMLSLRDATNPKRWGNGAFWGLLALSMLAGDRLSDFTNGLLVLALVAIAGTGQLGRGGGGTMLEIRAERATGYGNRLFLLALVIPATALAGTFGFEHLPGLVNPKQVTLVSLAFGAMLALLIGFAWLRPHPAAPLQEGRRLMDSVGWAAILPQMLASLGAVFALAGVGDVVGQLMSSVIPDGSLIGAVIAFTLGMALFTMVMGNAFAAFPVMAAAIAVPLLIRQYGGDPAVICAIGMLAGFCGTLMTPMAANFNIVPAALLELKDRNAVVRVQIGTALPLLVVNTLFIWWFAF; this is encoded by the coding sequence ATGATCGGCCTACCCTTCGTCTACACCTTAGCGGGGCTGACCTTCCTTGCTTTCGCTATGCTTTCGCTGCGCGATGCGACGAATCCGAAGCGCTGGGGTAACGGGGCTTTTTGGGGCCTCCTTGCTTTGTCTATGCTGGCGGGCGACCGACTGAGTGACTTTACCAACGGCCTATTGGTTCTGGCTCTGGTCGCCATTGCCGGCACCGGGCAGCTAGGCCGGGGCGGCGGCGGTACTATGCTCGAGATCCGGGCTGAGCGGGCCACGGGTTATGGCAACCGCCTGTTCCTTCTGGCGCTGGTGATCCCGGCGACGGCGTTGGCCGGTACGTTCGGGTTCGAGCATCTGCCGGGGCTGGTCAATCCCAAGCAGGTGACGCTGGTCAGCCTCGCGTTCGGCGCAATGCTAGCGCTACTGATCGGGTTTGCCTGGCTGCGCCCCCATCCGGCTGCACCTTTGCAGGAAGGGCGGCGCTTGATGGATTCGGTGGGCTGGGCGGCGATCCTGCCGCAGATGCTGGCCAGTCTTGGCGCGGTCTTCGCACTGGCTGGCGTGGGTGACGTAGTCGGGCAGTTGATGTCCAGCGTGATCCCGGATGGCAGCCTGATCGGCGCAGTGATCGCCTTCACATTGGGCATGGCGCTGTTCACGATGGTTATGGGCAATGCGTTCGCCGCCTTCCCGGTCATGGCCGCAGCGATCGCCGTGCCACTGCTGATCAGGCAGTATGGCGGCGATCCCGCCGTGATCTGCGCTATCGGCATGCTTGCCGGTTTCTGCGGCACGTTGATGACGCCGATGGCAGCAAACTTCAACATCGTCCCTGCCGCCCTGCTTGAGTTGAAAGACCGAAATGCCGTGGTCCGAGTCCAGATTGGAACGGCGCTGCCATTGCTGGTGGTCAATACCCTCTTCATCTGGTGGTTTGCTTTCTGA
- the rlmJ gene encoding 23S rRNA (adenine(2030)-N(6))-methyltransferase RlmJ — protein MNYRHSFHAGNSADVVKHSLLIALVQALQLKESALTLIDTHAGCGLYDLEGEEAGRTGEAAQGVLRACADTNPLLDEYRAAVQAVNAAAEPHLYPGSPRFLAQLLRAQDLLILNEKHPEDVRALRGVMRGTTAAVHERDAYEFWLAMLPPRTPRGVVVVDPPYEQTDERARITATLAAAHRKWSHGVTVIWYPLKDRATHWRWKEQLRKLGIPKLLCVEHWLYDSDQPGIYNGAGLFIVNPPYAFTQALPPLLEALRAALAPDGHRGEITADWLND, from the coding sequence GTGAATTATCGCCATTCCTTCCATGCCGGCAATAGCGCCGATGTCGTGAAGCACAGCCTGCTGATCGCCCTCGTGCAGGCCTTGCAGCTCAAAGAGAGCGCGCTGACCCTGATCGACACCCATGCCGGCTGCGGGCTGTATGATCTCGAGGGGGAAGAGGCCGGACGCACTGGTGAGGCCGCGCAGGGCGTGCTCCGGGCCTGTGCTGACACGAACCCCTTGCTGGACGAATATCGTGCCGCAGTGCAAGCGGTGAATGCCGCGGCCGAGCCGCACCTCTACCCCGGCTCGCCGCGGTTTCTGGCGCAGCTTTTGCGCGCGCAGGACTTGCTAATCTTGAACGAAAAGCATCCCGAAGACGTCCGTGCCCTGCGCGGCGTGATGCGCGGCACAACCGCCGCTGTGCATGAGCGCGACGCCTACGAGTTCTGGCTGGCGATGCTGCCGCCGCGAACACCTCGCGGCGTGGTTGTGGTCGATCCGCCATACGAACAGACAGACGAACGCGCGCGCATTACCGCTACCCTCGCCGCGGCTCACCGCAAATGGTCGCATGGCGTGACGGTGATCTGGTATCCGCTGAAAGACCGCGCCACGCATTGGCGATGGAAGGAGCAATTACGCAAGCTCGGTATCCCGAAATTGCTGTGCGTCGAGCATTGGCTGTACGATAGCGATCAGCCCGGCATCTATAACGGCGCGGGCCTTTTTATCGTCAACCCGCCCTACGCCTTCACGCAGGCGCTGCCGCCTCTGCTGGAAGCCCTGCGCGCCGCGCTGGCGCCCGACGGGCATAGGGGTGAGATCACAGCCGATTGGCTGAACGATTGA